Proteins from one Roseofilum reptotaenium CS-1145 genomic window:
- a CDS encoding cyclic nucleotide-binding domain-containing protein — translation MSDERIDAHSGLPILPVLLDINDVKDFFMNFAHQNQMYNFINSYEYLTYDEGEYIIYAGDVGDQAFVIVSGTVSIRFPGTEKVIYDMSEGDVFGELALFTDTTRSADVVAKTKVRIMALPKSAFLAHLRNNPDKAIEFMRSIGNRLNTLTQNYSVTLD, via the coding sequence ATGAGCGATGAGAGAATAGATGCACATTCAGGTTTGCCAATCCTCCCTGTTCTTTTAGATATCAATGATGTGAAAGACTTCTTTATGAACTTTGCGCATCAAAATCAGATGTATAACTTCATCAATTCTTATGAGTACCTTACCTATGATGAGGGGGAATACATTATCTATGCTGGGGATGTGGGTGATCAAGCATTTGTGATTGTATCTGGGACAGTTTCTATCCGCTTTCCAGGGACAGAAAAAGTAATTTATGATATGTCTGAGGGAGATGTGTTTGGAGAGCTTGCATTATTCACGGATACGACGCGATCGGCTGATGTTGTTGCCAAGACCAAAGTTCGCATTATGGCGCTGCCAAAATCAGCATTCTTGGCTCACCTCCGAAATAATCCAGACAAAGCAATTGAGTTTATGCGTAGCATAGGGAACCGTCTGAATACGCTCACTCAAAACTATTCGGTGACTCTAGATTGA